GGGCGAGATGCTCGAGTGTGCCCGGTGTGGCGACCCGTTCACGAGCGAGCGCTCGGCCGCGAAGATCGAGGAGGAGGTCGGCGATCTGGTTGCCGGACTGGCCCCGAGCGCCGAGGAGAGCGTCTTCAACTACTGCCCGGACTGCCGGGCGTACCTGCTCTACGACCGGGGGAACTGAGATGAGCGACGAGGAGATCTACGCCGCCCGACTCGAACTGGTCGACTTCCTGATCGAGGCGCTGTGGGACGCGCCGAGCGAGGAGTTCGTCGGAACCCTGCTGTCGGGCGAGATCCGAACCCCCGAGAGCGTCGACGAGGACCTCGATACGGGCTTCGAGGAGCTGCGGACCTTCGTCGAGGAAAACGAGGGGCGCGACGTAGCGGCGGTCCAGCGGGAGTTGAACCGCGAGTACACCCGCGTGTTCGTTGGCCCCCGACCCCCGGTGATGGCCCACGAGAGCTACTACCGCGAGGACATGGACTTCTTGGGGACTGGCAAGGCCGAGGTCGAGGCGAGTTACGGCGCCGCGGGCTGGACCCCATCCGAGGACTACCCCGAGGAGGGCGACTTCGTCGCCGTCGAACTCGCCTTTCTCAGACATTTAATCGAGCGCCAGCGCAGGGGCGCCGAGGAGGCGTTCGGCTACGAGCGGGTCTTCGTCGAGGAACACATGACCCACTGGATCGACGACTGCGCGGACGACATCATCGAGTACGCCGACGGCGCGTTCTACGAGGCGGTCGGTCACCTCCTCGCGGG
Above is a window of Halalkalicoccus subterraneus DNA encoding:
- a CDS encoding TorD/DmsD family molecular chaperone; translation: MSDEEIYAARLELVDFLIEALWDAPSEEFVGTLLSGEIRTPESVDEDLDTGFEELRTFVEENEGRDVAAVQRELNREYTRVFVGPRPPVMAHESYYREDMDFLGTGKAEVEASYGAAGWTPSEDYPEEGDFVAVELAFLRHLIERQRRGAEEAFGYERVFVEEHMTHWIDDCADDIIEYADGAFYEAVGHLLAGVVEFEAELAGQMA